One window from the genome of Acidihalobacter ferrooxydans encodes:
- the ybeY gene encoding rRNA maturation RNase YbeY, with amino-acid sequence MIEVQRETAAWTPDDALLARWTSAVVVDPAQEVVLRFVDARESQALNRDYRGKDSPTNVLSFTFESPPGMALPLLGDLVICAEVVEREAREQRKTCEAHFAHIVIHGLLHLQGHDHEAETDAQRMEALEIEILRRLGYDNPYA; translated from the coding sequence ATGATCGAGGTGCAACGCGAGACCGCTGCGTGGACGCCGGACGATGCGTTATTGGCGCGCTGGACCTCGGCCGTGGTGGTCGATCCGGCGCAGGAAGTCGTACTGCGGTTTGTCGATGCCCGGGAGTCGCAGGCACTGAATCGCGATTACCGCGGAAAAGATAGCCCCACCAATGTGTTGTCGTTCACCTTCGAGTCGCCGCCGGGGATGGCGTTGCCGCTGCTCGGCGATCTGGTGATCTGCGCGGAGGTGGTCGAGCGCGAGGCGAGGGAACAACGCAAGACATGCGAGGCGCATTTCGCGCACATCGTGATTCACGGCTTGCTGCATCTGCAAGGGCATGATCACGAGGCCGAGACAGACGCGCAACGCATGGAAGCGCTTGAAATCGAAATTCTACGCCGGTTAGGCTATGACAACCCTTATGCGTGA
- a CDS encoding HlyC/CorC family transporter, protein MDDRPSTRSSQPGWLERISRALLGEPQDREELVELLRSAHERQLLDVDALAMIEGVFEVADMRARDIMVPRAQMEVISRDDGLEQILEFVLATGHSRYPVVGDNRDAVIGVLLAKDLLRFCYVSEENSSFDLQDFLRPPVFVPESKRLNVLLKDFRRTRNHMAIVANEYGGVAGLVTIEDVLEQIVGDIDDEHDEQDDASQILPHEDGHYTVKALTPIEDFNDYFHAQYSDEEFDTIGGLLINRIGRVPKRGESVNLDRFRFRVLRADTRRVHLLELRVDSEGGEVSKKPPESA, encoded by the coding sequence ATGGACGATCGACCGAGTACGCGCTCCAGTCAGCCGGGCTGGCTGGAGCGCATTAGCCGCGCCCTGCTGGGCGAACCTCAGGACCGCGAAGAGCTCGTCGAGCTCTTGCGCAGCGCACACGAACGCCAGTTGCTCGATGTCGACGCTTTGGCCATGATCGAAGGCGTTTTCGAAGTGGCTGATATGCGCGCCCGCGATATCATGGTGCCGCGTGCGCAGATGGAAGTGATCAGCCGCGATGACGGTCTGGAGCAGATCCTGGAGTTTGTGCTCGCCACCGGTCACTCCCGCTATCCCGTGGTCGGCGACAATCGCGATGCCGTGATCGGCGTCTTGCTCGCCAAGGATCTGCTGCGGTTCTGCTACGTCAGTGAAGAAAATTCGAGCTTCGATTTACAGGATTTTCTGCGCCCGCCGGTGTTCGTGCCGGAAAGTAAACGGCTCAACGTGTTGCTGAAAGACTTCCGCCGCACTCGCAATCACATGGCCATTGTTGCCAACGAGTATGGTGGCGTTGCCGGTCTAGTCACGATCGAGGACGTGCTCGAACAGATCGTCGGTGACATCGACGACGAGCACGACGAGCAGGACGATGCCAGCCAGATTCTCCCCCATGAAGATGGCCACTATACGGTGAAGGCATTGACCCCGATTGAGGATTTCAATGACTATTTCCACGCCCAGTACAGCGACGAGGAGTTCGATACGATCGGCGGTTTGTTGATCAATCGCATCGGCCGGGTGCCCAAGCGCGGCGAAAGCGTCAATCTGGATCGCTTTCGTTTTCGTGTGCTGCGTGCGGACACGCGCCGTGTTCATC